The nucleotide sequence ATTGGCTTCCATTTTTGGTTTTTGAGTTTCTATTTTAAGCAGTTAAAATTGTAGTAATTGATATTTTGTAACTTTTACCATTTCTTAGAGATCtgcaaaacaaaaagggaaattactaaagaatagaataaaattcaTTCTAGTTTGAAATTACATCTGGCTTCATAGGACATACATAAATCTATAATACTGGTTCGTAATGACCTTGCTTTTCTATAATTTGAAGCAGTTCACTGTTTCAATGTCCTAAGAATTatttaaccaaaaagaaaaaaagtggaagacTAATGTAATTGCCTAGAAGGATGATACAGGGATGAAATAAATCATCACTATTACACCatctttcagttttattatgGCATTGCCCAAAGTACAATCTTTcaaaaagatacaaatacagttTGGAGATAgtcatcctttttcttttgtttgttttaagcctTCATTTAACATAGTTgaggatttagattttttttttattctgcatTTTTTCATCTtcaactgcaaagaaaaaaaatcaggaaaggtAGACATTTCAGAAGTACCAGACAAGTAAGAAGGTGAGTATAAAGAAACAGCAACACTTTAATAATGCTGGTGAATCATTATAAGTGAAATCTCAGACTGAGTGTTCAGATGATATTCTAGATGAGTTTTCTCAAACTCAGAGTCATTAAACATGGAAATGAATATATTATAGATTCATGCATGATAGCTTATAAGCATTGAAAGGATGCTGGTTTTTGGATGTATATACCTTCAATAACAGAGAAATGTGAAATAAGAAATTtgctatgtttaattttttataaagatcATTCTTAAAATCATCTTTAATTACTTCCATAAATTAGTCATAAAATggcttaaaatattaaaaataaaaattttggtcTCAGTAGATTGGGAGGACTGTTTTTTCTGGTATACTGAAAGTTAAAGCTCTCCGTGGTTCCAGTGTACAGCTAAGGTTGAGAACCCCTGTTCTAAGTAGACTTCATCTGGACAAATAAACAGAGCTTAagtaagacttttttaaaaggttaagtaATGGGGACAGCCTAGACTAGTCCTACAAGATGCATGATACTCACATAAGAATTAGaaaaccagggacacctgggtggctgtcagttaagtgcctgcctttggctcaggtcatgatcccagggtcctcggatggagtcccgaatggggctccttgctcgggagggagcctgcttctgtctctccctctgcctgccactctgcctgcttgtgttctctgggtgtcaaataaataaataaaatcttaaaaaaaaaattagaaaaccagTTAATAGATTTGACTGAATAGCCCAGAAGCAATACCAGAATATATAAAAGTTTAATATAAAACAGTGTTCTAAACATGTAGATTAGATTATTAATGCCCTTAATAAGTGCTGTCATTTCATTACTACTTGTTGaacattttatatgcattatcaTTTAATCCTCTTCCTGACATAgctgttgctattattattcccatttacaaGGGGGGGAAACCTGAGGTCACACAGTACTTGGTGGTTCTGAAGTAATTGGTTAGCTCTTTTAGAATacaaatattcaaaaagaaaaaaaggaatttttaaccTATGTCAAGAAATTTCAGGtggattaaagaattaaatgtaaaGTTCATATCCTAATAGACAACACATGCGGGTATACCCCACTTTTTGAACTTTGCATTACACAACTcacttttatgaaagacctacattagtacctgttttcactaactgaaaaaaacccaaagaacatttttacttttgtgaAAAAAGGTGAAATAAGTGAAGATAGTGtctgtttggggcacctggctggctcagtcagtagagcatgccaCGCTTAATCTCGGggttgagttcgagccccacactgggtgtagagattacatatatatatagaaaagaaaataatgttttgcCTTTATAGAGGCAGTACATAGCCTGAGCAGGCTGGAGTGACACCACCAAGCTCCTTTCCTGGAGCTCAGCATCCCCGAAGCTGCCACAGTTTTGAATTGTGTCTTTGATAAAACATCTGTgtttttaccttcatttatttctgtatacCTGTTAACAAGATATgtcctgtgctcgcttcggcagcacatatactaaaaaacaaGATATGTCCTAAGGAATCAGAAAAGCCTAAAGTGGGGGGTTTTTTCAGTCTGGGAACACTCaaaaattttttcatgtaaattaatggtaattgcttttttgcttttaagTCTTTTGGGCTTACAAAAGGTTACCTAGGAATGCTCTACTTTGAGATAGCAGAGGAAACCTGTGGGTGTGTCTGATATCTAGTTAAGGAGAGCTTAGGAATAgtagaagaaaaatcacaaaggacTATACCGGTAAGTTTAACTTATATCCCTATATCAAATTCATAAATTACAGCTTAATATACtatgaaaagcaaagaaataaagattttttagcCTGCATGTGTAAAACACTCATCATATTGATAACCCCTATTATACAAGCTTAGAAATATAggtggttggggcgcctgggtggctcagtgggttaagccgctgccttcggatcaggtcatgatctcagggtcctgggatcgagcccagcatcgggctctctgctccgcagggagcctgctttctcctctctctctctctgcctgcctctctgcgtacttgtgttctctctctgtcaaataaataaaataataaaatctttttttaaaaaaaatataggtgGTTAATAAACACATTAGAAAGTGGTTGCCTTCACTAGATagctatgaaataaaaaaatttaattaaactaAAAGTATTGTATTGTTCTTTTGCTGTCTTAGGACCTTTGTCCGCCGTAACAGTTCTTTTGTATGGCTGACTCCCCACCCTTTAAGACTGTGTATAACAACACCACAGCCTTTTTGAACTACTCAGTAAATGTGTTTCTCCCTGTATCTTGACACCCTGCTGATTTCCTTCATTGCACTTCATTTTTTGGAATCACCTAGTTTACTTACCTACTGTCTTTCTCCTTCATTAGACTCTGTGCCCTGAGAGGAAAAGAATGTGAATGCCATCTTAaaaagcattcagtaaatgttgaataaatgaagtaaatgaataaaagatacCATTTTTGAAATCTATCTTGTTTACtggttactttttaaagaaaaatatgtgagaCAAGATGGAATGGGTACTGTCATTGTGCTGCTTGGTAAATTGGTGTTACCTTTCAGAATGGAAATTTTGTAAAAGATAGCAGGAGCCTTAAACATTCATGTCTTTTGACCCAGTAATTTTACTTCTTGGAAACTATCCTAAAGAAGTCATCTCTGCCGAGAGATGCAGAAGCTTTCTTAGACCTCGCTCTTCCTGTAGTCACTGGTATTCCTAAGAGAAGTAGACAAATTTAATTGGTCCTTGTCTTATTGTtgtcttctgcttcctctttctgTGCCCTTCAATGAGTAAGTCACTCCTTGGCTAGACTGAGTGATCTTGTAATATTCTCACAAATTCTTCAAGAGTTCTTACTGCCTGGGGCACCTCAGTGTGCTGGTGGTAAATTTGGATTTGAGCGTTGAGGAAAGGCAGAGGTCCTGTTGAGGCCCTGAGCTAAAGGGTAGTACCCTAACCCAGTTTGCCAAAGAATCGTGCTTTGGGGTATCTAGCAGTAATCCATTAAAGGGGTACTTTGATTTCCCTTTTGCTAACTTTCCCCTATTCTCCCATTCCTTTCCGTGCTGTTCCTGCTGGATGCccaactgtgtgtgtgtaaggcatttgtgtatttctgggttttttagctcagtccttccttcttcctgtcagacacatatacaaaatattttaggaCCAACAGGGATAATGGAAAGGTCTTCAGTACTTCATGCTCATTGTTTTTCCAGTAGAGGTCACAGTCCATTAGTGAAATCAATCAAGTGGGCTGTGACTGTCATTAAATGAAGATAATAGGATACATTATACTTATAGTTGAAAGAATTATATGAGTATGTACTTATAAGCTTGTAGTATGAAATGTACTTTTTATGTGGGTCACTGTCAAACTTTGAAAGCTGTTTTGTTCTAGACAAATACCAATTATGTCTAAGCTTTTCTTTTgctgcatcattcttaaatggCGCAATATTTATGAAAAGAGATTCAGGCTTAATAAATTGCAAAATTGAAAGAATGAAACATTCAAAATACTCGCTAAATAAATCATGATGACCTGTCATTTCAGGTTATTTGCTCAagttagtattttctttcttctttgtaagtTGTGCAGTGAAGTTCCAAAGGTTAGCAATAGCTTTCTCAGTTCTTGTAGAGTTAGTAGAGCCGTAGGGAAAAATTAGTGTACCATAATATACTGGGAACAGCACCAAGGAATCAGATTGGAGCCTCAGTTCTGTGACAGCCTTGGGCGGAGTACTTAACTTCTTTTATCtgtttactcatctataaaatggagctaATAGCGCATATCTATTTAAGGTTGCCGTGAATAGAATATACTGTATTGCATTCAAAGTGCTCAGCTGGTTGTTGGACTCCCAGTGAGTAGAATTACTTCCAGGCTGTTTCGCCTGGAACATTATTgaatctctctgtgccttagtttctccTTCAGCTTATGTTTCAGCTAATATTATTAGATGTTGTTCTTAGATGCtgctttgaaaaatgtaaaaacttcTCTAATTACTTTATAGGAATTTGAGACAGTTAAATCAGAAGATAATAAACGtgaaaaaatggggcgcctgagtggctcagtgggttaagcctctgccttcggctcaggtcatgatctcagggttctgggcttGAGAACTCAcgttgggctctctctgctcagcagggaacctgcttcctcctctctctgtgcctgcctctctctgcctacttgtaatagctctctctgtcaaataagtaaataaaaatctttaattaaaaaatgtgaaaagtacTGCACAAATTTAGATGGTATTAACTCCAGTAGTAGCAATCATAGGAAGCTGTTTGTGTTGGGTATAAGCTGCTTAATAACTGTTATGTCCAAAGCAATAGAATCTGCAATTGATTTAGATGGGAATAAATAAGTACTTTCAGTTCTCTAAAACCTCTTTCTGCCTTAGGACCTTCACAGTTTCTCCTTTTGCTTGAAATGTACTTCTTTGTCTCCACACCTCATGGCTATCTAGTTCTTCTTATCAGCTGAAATAATACCACTTTAGAAAGGCCATCGCTGACTATCCAGTCTGAATAGcttcccatttgttttttttaaaaaaccactttaaTCATAACATTGATTTGTAAGCCGgttctcaattttgttttctgtttcacttCTCACCAACTAGGATGTAAGCCTTAAGGAGCAGGGGCCTTGCctgtattgtgtattttttttctcttccacttaGATCTGTGCCTAgcaaaataaatacttgttgaatgttTAAAGATAGTGTAAAGTATGAAAAATTATCCATAATTGTACTTCTCAGAGATAAATAACAATTGTTGATATTATGTTATATAGTTctcttattttctgtgtgtgtgtgcttacatATTTACAAGTATCTATGATTTTGTGTTTATACCGTATTTCATTGAGTCTAAAGATGAACATGTTTTACTCTATTTTATGTCTCTGAAATTGGAACGTCATATAATCAGGGGTATGCCATGATGTAATTGgcagcattttttattttcagtggcACATAAAATGAAGATGTGTCTTAAAATCTGTAGCAtcttagatgtgtgtgtgtgtgtgtgtgtatgtatttgtatgtgtgtatattagtATATATGTGAAACGAATGAGATTATGGTGTTCAGCTATTTCTCCACCTAAATATCTTGAACATTTTCCCGTATCACTGTGTTTAGATCTGTCTCCTTATTGACATGTCTAGCATATTGTTATAGGTGTATCATAAATTGTTCAACCAGTTCCTTTTGGTGGACATTTGGAGCTTTTCCAGTTTTGTGTGTATGTTACGAACCAGTGCTGTGTTGGATATCCTTGTACTTGTCTTTATGCATTCAACTGGAATTTCTTTTGATAAAATCCTAGATCAGtgaatatacatattttctataaTGTATGAGGGTGACTGTTTCCCCCGTATCTTCAGAAGTACTGCATcttaggaaattttttaaatttttgtttaccTGATAAGTGAAAAAATTACCCTAATATTATAttatcatttctttaattatgCATAAACATGGAAAAAGGCTCAATCTCTCTTTTCATGTTTATgagctgtttttatttcctcttctgtgatgTGCTGTGCATAGGACAGTAAACCTTTAATTGGCTGGGATATTTGTTGTTATTGGAAAAGGAAATCATCACAATTTGGAATCATGCATTATCATAATTTCTTGGGAACAATTTTCAGGACAGAGCCTGTTCTTGTGGAGAGCAAAAGGGCTTTATGACGACCCAAGATTAGAGGAGACAAAGTCAGGAATAATCAGGACCTTtataatggagaaaaagaaagggtaCAATATCATCACTTTATGAGCTGAATACTGGAATTTAGATACAGCTGCTAGACTTTAAATGCTCCTCTTCTCTTTAATATGACTTGGTTGTGGTAGCAATTTGAAATTGGTAGATTTGAAATAGGTCACAACTCACGGACCTGAGTGAAGTCACTGTTGGATCTAGAGATTAAATCCGTGATCATTTAAGAGTAGATTAATATGATCACTTCTCCGCCTATTGTCTAAGATCAAGTGAAAAGTAGATTAATATGAGCTTTTTGTACAGTGCCAAAATGTTCTTGTCTGCATTTTTGATCACCTTTGCTGTGCCGGAGGGTGCCAGTTCCATAGATAGATATCAGATGGTCTCTTTTAGGTTCCATTGCAGCCTTTAAAGAAGACAGATTTCAATCCTTTGGTAAGAATGAAGCCAGAAGGTACATGGAATGTAAAGAACACAGAGGAGGGTATTTGGTCTAAAAGAGTTTAAGGAAAACTTCTGGCTTCAATATGATAAGCTAAACTGAATCCTGAAGTTTAAGTAGTAAAGGGTACAACAGCATGAGAGAAGGTGTGCATGGATAAGGTGGACTATAAGTAGTGGAGTTTTCTTAGAACATAAAGTTTGAGCTGAATGGAGAGTGACTAATGACAAGTCTGGGAAGTTTGGTAAGCAAGCCTGGGTGGTTCTATAGGTTAAGCGTTGTatttggctcctgtcatgatcccagtgtcctatgATCAGTTccacatctggctgtctgctcagctgggagcctgcttcttctccctctgctcccccccaccaccccccgctTGTGTGTTTGGCTCTGTcttgctcgctctccctctctcatttattctctctctttctctaataaataaaatctttaaaaacaaacaaaaaaagaaccagataATAACAGCCTTGTATACCATGCTAAAAATTCTGCATTTTGTTGATCAAGGGAAGTTCTTTTGAATAATGACATGGCAAGATTTGCATTTGAGAAATCACTGGCCTGATTTAGGGAGGAAGACCAAAAGCAAGGAGACATGTTCTGAAATAGTTCTGGTAATCCAGGTGAGAGGATTAAGTAAGGCTTTAGCTCAATGGGACTAGCTTACCagaaaaatcattaatttctTCTGGTTTTTACAGAATTTTGCCCTCTTTTTTAGAATCCTTATGAGATTAAATTTCATGGAACTGAGATTACTATTTTGCAGAGATGACTTATATTTATTGTCCAGTTGTTTATTCCTTTATTGCCTATAAGAAGTTTATACTTTTATAAATACCTACTTAATGAGTATAGTGCAATGCGAAGATGGTTAATAAGTGTTTTTGATGATTATAAAAAGTAGATGTTAACCCTTTTGATATGCTTGGTGATTATCTTGGAGGGAAACAGTTTTAGAGCATTTTGCCTTTGAGTAAAAGTAAGGATTTATTAGAGTAAATTTAATTTACATAGTTTAGGTTATATAGGTTAGgttatataatttttacatttgcAAACATGAATTTATCATTCTGTGTgctaatttctctcttttttttttttaaaggctacaAGCAAAAGATGGTGGATCGCTTGGCAAACAGTGAAGCAAATACTAGACGTATAAATATAGTAGAAAACTGTTTTGGAGCAGCTGGTCAACCCTTAACTATACCTGGAAGGGTTCTTATTGGAGAAGGAGTATTGACTAAGTTGTGCAGAAAGAAACCCAAAGCAAGgcagtttttcttatttaatgaTATTCTTGTATATGGCAATATTGTCatccagaagaaaaaatataacaaacaaCATATTATTCCCCTGGAAAATGTCACTATTGATTCCATCAAAGATGAGGGAGACTTGAGGAATGGATGGCTTATCAAGACACCAACTAAATCATTTGCAGTTTATGCTGCCACTGCCACTGAGAAATCAGAATGGATGAATCACATAAATAAATGTGTTACGGATTTACTCTCCAAAAGTGGGAAGACACCCAGTAATGAACATGCTGCTGTCTGGGTTCCTGACTCTGAGGCCACTGTATGTATGCGCTGCCAGAAAGCAAAATTCACACCTGTTAATCGTCGTCACCATTGCCGCAAATGTGGTTTTGTTGTCTGTGGGCCCTGCTCTGAAAAGAGATTTCTTCTTCCAAGCCAGTCCTCGAAGCCTGTGCGGATttgtgacttctgctatgacctGCTTTCTACTGGGGACATGGCCACGTGCCAGCCTACTAGATCGGACTCTTACAGTCAGTCATTGAAGTCTCCtttaaatgatgtatctgatgatgatgatgatgatgatagcagTGACTAAggacatattttgaaatatttaattggGTGTGACTACCTGAGAAATCAGCTCTGGGGGGAATATAAAATTCTGAGCTTTCTCTCAGTTTTGCTCTAGCCGTGAATTTGCCTGAGAAACTTTTAACCTATGTGCCTCAATATATCCTATAGAAAATAGGTCCTGTCATTGTGTtctcaccccatccccacccaactccccactcTTCTACAGGGATAGATTATTGCAAAGTATATCAGATAAATTTTTGGTTTCTTACGCTTGTTTAATTTTAGATTGTTTTGTTGGAAGgttgggaaaagatatttaacaGATCATGTACTACGTTGTTGTTTACTATGTGTTCTGTTATatggaaaaactaaaaacaaaaaatgatgggaaaaggaaaataatatggtTAGCTAATATTATTAGCTTTTTCCTAACCATCCTATCTAATGGTTAAGACACCAGTAACAAAAAGCGTGATTTGACAATACTTTGTTTGGCTATTTCATATACCAAGTGGTGCCTTATTTTAGTAGCACTGTTACGTGAAATAAGCCCCTACCTTCTTTTAGTTTGTCTTGAAAATACACTGGTGCTCTTTAAggtgataaaatgataaaattttcatCTGTCAGCTACAAGTAACTAAATTTAGAGCTTCTTCATTctataagaataaatatttttccataaaatagttgtgattatatttttatgttttataggtACCAAATTATAATTGCCagacatatattttaaatcagtaggtaggttttcattcttaaaaatttggTTTGAAATTTATCAAATACAGAATTGTCACATTGCATTAGTTTCTACTTTTAGTAAAACATTTGTAGGTATGAGTTCATCTGCTTTAATATTATTTCTAGAATGAAAAATCTTATAAAACCTTTGAAATTAaacaatctcttaaaaaaaaaaaaaatcccatgataGAGCACAGATCTACTTAGGCTGAAGACTTCGAAGAAATAATGTGCAAGAATGGTCAAGACAGACCAGTTAAGTTTGAGTAGACTTTATATCGGTGGAAGTATTGTCTATTTCAGTGTGAAATTTTATCTTGAATTTGCAAATATAgtgttatattttataaagttttgTAAAGTCCCAaacaatatttctatttttgtaaaacaaTTGTGTGTTTAATCTGTTTCTGAAATCCTTTTGCAAACTGTAGAATAGAGTAGCAATTGATCTTTCTAAATTGTGAACTTTACTGAGTCAGTCTGGATTGCTTTTGAGAATTGGTAATTTTTCACTCTTTGCTTTTGAGGCAGCCATTTAGGTTGAAAgtatatttatcatataaaacTTGATGCATTTTGCACTATTCTCTCCATTTGTATGCTGCAAATAACTACAGtctttcaaatatgaaaaaatcAGCCTAATGTTTTAAATTCgaaactttttgttttaaacatttaaatccGGCTATGTTGCAGATGTCATGAGTTTGAATTAATAATGTGGTGGAGAATTTTGGGGTTTGCTTAAAGCACTAACTTTACCGTTAAATTGTGAAGGTATCTGAGATCTATAGATCTCCCTGTAGGAAATGTGAAACAGACACAgcagtttttttgtttaatatcAGATGGACATTTGTTTCTcagcaatatatacatataattaaacAACATATCTCAAAATGACCATGAAACCTGAGAAGTGCTAATGGAGACATGCTGGTCCATCAGACCCTAGCAAATTCAGGAACCAAGGGGAAATGTTCTGGGATGACATTTGCATTGTCAACTTCTGTTGACTctgtttttacaataaaaaatattttacacctTAACTGTGCATATTGTGACTTGaagatttttcccccctttttaaggTAATGGAAGTATAATGCATATTTTGCTTCTTTCAATAGCTGTGAGGTGCCTTTTATGTGTGaggcattgttctaagcactAAGGGGCAGAGCAGTAAACAAAATTTCCTTCCTGTTCATGGAATTTACATGCAGATAGAATCCAAGATGTGTTTTCTTTCAGAAtgtgttctgtaatttttaaagcttttctaaATCTTAGTTATATGTAAACCTGAAATGATTTTGGTGCCTGTTTTTCATGCCATTCCTCTTGAATGAAATTTACTTGGACTATACTGGACCTGCAGTACATTAACCAAATTGGTAACTATTACTATGAAGGAAGCAAGATTCTGTAGATaccaagagaaaatattaagTTGAATGCACCTTAATACAGGAATTTCATACCTTTGGGTCAATGTATAAAATGTCCATAGTTAATATAAAGtcatttgtttatgtatcttTATTACCTTTATGCTGAAACTTTTACAAATGGGTAGCATTCAGTTGTATACCTAGTAATTCTTGAAAGGTCCC is from Meles meles chromosome 1, mMelMel3.1 paternal haplotype, whole genome shotgun sequence and encodes:
- the PLEKHF2 gene encoding pleckstrin homology domain-containing family F member 2, with product MVDRLANSEANTRRINIVENCFGAAGQPLTIPGRVLIGEGVLTKLCRKKPKARQFFLFNDILVYGNIVIQKKKYNKQHIIPLENVTIDSIKDEGDLRNGWLIKTPTKSFAVYAATATEKSEWMNHINKCVTDLLSKSGKTPSNEHAAVWVPDSEATVCMRCQKAKFTPVNRRHHCRKCGFVVCGPCSEKRFLLPSQSSKPVRICDFCYDLLSTGDMATCQPTRSDSYSQSLKSPLNDVSDDDDDDDSSD